Proteins encoded within one genomic window of Bacteroides sedimenti:
- a CDS encoding flavin reductase family protein, translated as MERIEPNKLTENFFETFSSEWMLITAGDKEHFNTMTANWGGIGYLWNKPVVFIFVRPERYTFEFTEKKDYFTISFLGEENKDVHKICGSKSGRDTDKIEETGLKPITTELGNVIFEQGRLTLECKKLYSEVIKKESFMDAELVEKWYTHKGNPHVMYVAEIVNAWK; from the coding sequence ATGGAAAGAATTGAACCCAATAAACTGACCGAGAATTTTTTTGAGACATTCAGTAGCGAGTGGATGCTGATTACAGCGGGTGATAAAGAACATTTCAATACCATGACCGCAAATTGGGGTGGGATAGGGTATCTTTGGAATAAGCCAGTAGTCTTTATCTTTGTAAGACCGGAACGTTACACTTTCGAATTTACTGAGAAAAAAGATTATTTCACCATCTCTTTCCTTGGAGAAGAGAACAAGGATGTCCACAAAATCTGTGGAAGCAAATCAGGACGCGATACAGATAAGATAGAAGAGACGGGATTGAAGCCAATTACTACCGAACTTGGCAACGTGATTTTTGAGCAAGGGCGTCTTACCCTCGAATGCAAGAAACTATATAGCGAAGTAATCAAAAAAGAGAGCTTCATGGATGCTGAGCTGGTAGAGAAGTGGTACACCCATAAAGGTAACCCGCATGTGATGTATGTGGCCGAAATTGTAAATGCTTGGAAATAA
- a CDS encoding IMPACT family protein, whose product MVNEDTYKTITEISEAIYTEKRSKFIAFAIPVQTLEEIKSYLEQYQKKYYDARHVCYAYMLGHERKDFRANDNGEPSGTAGKPILGQINSNELTDILIIVVRYFGGIKLGTSGLIVAYKAAAAEAIASATIIEKTVDEEITLSFEYPFMNDVMRVVKEEEPEILNQSYDMDCVMTLRIRKSAMPKLRARLEKVETARIQEDEE is encoded by the coding sequence ATGGTGAATGAAGATACATATAAAACAATTACCGAAATTTCAGAGGCTATTTATACTGAAAAAAGGAGTAAGTTTATAGCTTTTGCCATACCGGTGCAAACCCTTGAAGAGATAAAAAGCTATCTCGAACAGTATCAGAAGAAATACTACGATGCACGTCATGTGTGCTATGCTTATATGTTGGGGCATGAACGGAAAGATTTTCGTGCAAACGACAACGGAGAGCCATCCGGTACTGCGGGGAAACCAATTCTGGGACAAATTAATTCCAACGAACTTACCGACATCCTCATAATTGTGGTCCGCTACTTTGGTGGTATCAAGCTGGGAACCAGCGGACTGATTGTTGCCTACAAAGCGGCGGCGGCGGAAGCAATTGCAAGTGCCACGATAATTGAAAAAACAGTAGACGAGGAGATTACACTTTCTTTTGAATATCCTTTTATGAACGATGTTATGCGGGTGGTGAAGGAAGAGGAACCTGAAATCCTAAATCAGTCATACGATATGGATTGTGTTATGACTTTGCGTATCAGGAAGTCGGCAATGCCGAAACTAAGAGCCCGTCTTGAAAAGGTGGAAACTGCAAGAATCCAGGAAGACGAGGAGTAG